AGCCAATGAAACGCAACGAAGTTCAGTGAAGATGTATATTGGGTACTCGACCACAAGGGAAGTTTGGGTCTACCTCGGTAACTCCGGAAAAGGGTGAACCTGCTATCGGTTGTAGGCGGTGTCAAAGAATCCTGAGCTGTGTCAGTCCGCAGCCAGGGAAGCACCGCATCTGCAGCAGCCTGCATGCTTCTTGTATCCTACGAAACGCACCCCGACACGCTCCGCTTTCAGACAAGAAATATTTTCGAGCATCCGAatgtcgcgtttctgctggTGTTGCCGTGACTCCAGGAGTTGGGTTCAGTCTCGACATGCATCACTTTCCCAACAGTAATCGCGTCTGTTTTCCTGCAGCTGATTCTGTTGCCTGCAGACGAACGAGCCACGAAAACGGGGTTGGTAACAGAGCAGAGGATAGTTACCTTCACTCGAAATACACACACCTGTGCATCAATCTGGATGCTAGAGTCACTGAACTGTTCAGGCGAGAGGCCACAGTCACAGTTTGTTCGTCTGCCGTTACATTTGACATCAGGCTGCTGATTAGATGCCGTTGCATCTTCCACTGACTGAGGAAAGTGATGTCGAAAAGACGCTTAGAAGCGCGGCAACTGCATATAGTACACTACTCTCTCCACGGCATGGTGCAGattttttgtcttttctgcacATGACTGAATCTGAACAATCGCACACCTGATACAGCGGATACAGCAAAGATATAGTCAACTTGGACGTGTGAAATTCTGTTTTGCGTCTGCTTTTTAGGCCTGGCTGGTAACTCCCCGGGCAGTTGTCGTGTTTGTGTGAGTATTTCCTCTAATTCTCTCGCTTATGCGTAGCCGAAGGAAAGTCGTCGAGTTGCCACTTTCCAGCAATTTAGCTTGTGGAATGAAATGATAGCCTGGACACTCTCACCGTGCAGCGagcgtctccgttttttaCGCAGTTTTTcgggactgcatgcacgaaccCGCCGATCTgtccgctgtctccggcgcTTGGCGTTCCTTGTGCCTATGATTGGGTTCAACATTCTTTGtcgtttccgtttttttctgtgtgtttcttttcccAGTTTGTGTACGCCTTTCACTCGGGTCTCACCTTGCCGTTCTTGCCCCAACCACCGGCGAGACACACACTCAGGGCGTCTTGCTGTGTATCTAATGTCTTGCGGAGCGGCGGGGTGCCCCGCGAACGCAGCACTGGAGGCGAAGGGAAAATTCAAATTACCTTCGTTGTTGTTTTCGCTCGCTAGCAATCCAGTTCttgtccttttttcttctaaTAGGCGTCCGCTTCTGTGACTGGGATGGACGAGATCGACGTCTTGTAGACTCCTCGGTACAGATTTCTTCACGTTTCTCTGGACCTTGAACAGCGTTGTGcgggaaaaaggaagaaaacaaactcTCTTGAAACGCCGTGTTCGGCTGTCTCTGATGTCTGCACTTCCGGTGAATGGGGACGAAGACGTTGCCGGGAGTTCTTTGGTTTGCCGGACACTCTTCTACTTCTGCCTCATAATCAAAGGGTTGATCGCCGGTTCTGGGggctctgtttttcgcggCATCGGCCGTTGCTGTTcccgtttgtctctctctctcttcagacAGCCTTCACCGTATTTGCTAAACAAATCTTATCCTCGAAGAGACCCTCTTTCAGAAGCGAGGCgtctccttgtttctctctctttccccgtCTACTTTGCTCACGCGTGGTGCAGCAATAGTTCTTTTCAGGTCTCCCTCTGCCTTTTGACTTCTCattccttccctcttcggATCAGTGTTGAAGAACTCGCTACATATGTACACGAACCGAAACGAAAAACGTCCAATCCCTCTTCACAGACGGCCCAGGATGAGAAACGGCAGTATCAGCTGCGGCGCACCGCAGGTGGTGTGCCCCGGCAGCAGATCTTGTGAGACGGTTCGAGATAAAGGCTGCCGctgctctccctctttcctgcgtctccaaAACAAGACTCGATCAGATTCTCCAAGTTGCCATACAGTGAAAAACCCatttctgttcctctctctttttcccaGACATGCACGCGCGTTCATCTCAGGGAGCTCCGCTTGTCAGGAGGGGGTCCTGCGTTTCGGCAACATAGCGGATCCACAGCCTCTTGCCGTACGTACAGCGCCGCCAAGTAATGGACTGTGTGCTCAGTTTCTtgttcgttcttttctcgccatgcttttctttctggcTCGTCTCCAACTCTCAGAGAGCTCgatcctctctcccccttctccgGTCGTCTCTGTCCAGACACTGGGAGTTCTCCCTTTGtcggtctttcttcttgtttcccttccttcttcgtcaccTGCCTTGTCTCGGCCTCTCATCGCGGAAGCCGTCTCCCTTCCCTTCGAGAACGGTCACTTCCAACCGAGTGCAGCGGCTCTcactcgcctgtctctctggaccCCGAAAACAGGTCCaacagcttcttcctcgccttctgacTTCCAATACAGGCCTTCCCCAGTTCCGTCTGCTCTCTTGTCTCGTCAAGCATCCGTCGCGTCTCACGGAGACTTCTCTACACTGTCTGAAgacgcttctttctcttcttcctctgtctgctcgtctccttccccttcgtgtctctcgcctgcccATATTTGTGTAAAGGGCCGCAGCACCCCAGCTCTGGTGAAAGACGCCAACCTCCTCCGCCGGCTCCGaagctctctctctatctcgcCACCGCTTCCCTTCTCCGTGCCAGACTTTTCTCTTTCTACAAGTTCTGCCCCATCGCCCCCCGTCCGGTCTCCTGTCGCATTTGTGTCCCCTTCGGCTTCTCACTCGGCAGCTGCCTTCTTCACAGATCTCCCTAGGCCTAGGCAgaccttctctgtctcttcgaccGTCTggccgtctccttcttctccggtcgcactttcgttgtctcctttgtctcctctctcgcatttgcgtgcttccgcgtcttccgaGGCTCCGCCGGCTTGGCTGCCGTATGGCCTGCCGGAGCGTCTCCCCGGGTCCCTGGGGAGAAGCACGAGTGCAGAGGCTTTCCAGAAAGCCAAGGAATACTTCCAACGCTTGCTGGAAAAAGGTGACCTGACTCCTGCCTGGGACGAAAGACCAACAGAGCAAGAGGGCGGCGGGCGCACAGCAGCAGAAAATGCCTCGCCACGCCTAACAGAACAACACAGACGCGTCTTTTCAGAATTTGCCGAAATCTACGCTCGAGAGGCTGTGAAATCAGGACTCTTGACGGCCCAGGAATACATCGATATTTTCGCGTAAGGTCTACAATCGCCAGAAATAAATGCTTCTCCGTGGCTGACCAAAGGCACCAAACCCCTCCAGATCATGGAGAGGTGAAGCAGCTTTCAACTTAAGAACGAGAGTGAAGAATGCTGTTTGACACTCGCTCATTTACACTCAcgcgcatatatatgtgtatatattatattggagaaagtggaagaggtAGTGAGTAGTTTATGACTAAAGACGCAGGGTGATACGCACGAAGACGCCTTGCGTGTATATATCGAAGCTGGCAGCAGGGTGGCCGTTTCTTGCCTTTTCGAAAGTGCGAGCCATCATTTTGCTCCTCCCTCAGAGGGCTAGATCCGTGATTTGCGTCCTCAGGTTGGCATCGAGACTGAACCACCCAGAGACACTTTTATTGGGCGATGCTGGGGTCTGCATACACTCCGGTTGGACCCTGTCGCATGTTTCAGCagcttgctctctctccactttgctCGCGGCCACTGAAGCGGTTGCTCCCGGTTCCACGCGCCACAGCGTTCGTGACATTTGGTGTATTCCATCTGGGGCTTCATTACGATTTCGTCTTCCAGCTGCCAAGTACCCTAGATATTAAATTGAGCGCGAGTGCATGTGAACTCACGGGATGCAGACCGCACCTGGGAGAGATCACTGTATCTTGGCGAGTGTACAGTAGCAGCTAAATGCCAACCAGACGTGTGagtttctcgtttctcttttcggaTTTTTGCTTTTTGTTTCCAGAAGCATTTGGCAGCTGGCTTGGAAATACGCAGGTTACTCGTTCAAGCCCTACCACCAAGCGCTTCGGAGTCCATTCGATTTCGCAGAATGGTCCAAGAAGGTCTGGCGGCCGCTTGTGTCGTTGCCGATGAGCAAAATTGTCGTTCCCTCCCCCTCGGCTTCCCCAGccttcgcttcgcctctAGGCCGGATCAACGAGCGTCTTGCAGCTGGAGAGAatgtcgttttcctctcgaaTCACCAAACCGAGCCCGACCCTCAAGTCATTAAACTCGTCCTTGACCACCTCGGGGAGACTGCCCTCGCAAACAAAATGGTCTTTGTCGCGGGACACAAGTACGGCCCCTTACACGCCGTATAGTGCACCTTCACATCTAATGTTGACGGCTGTCTACTTCTCTTTATATATGTGGAGAGGCTCGTACGTGTGGATGCGTGGATGAACGTGCTTGTGTAGTCAGCCAAAACCGATTCGGGCATTCGGATGACAAGAACCCGCTCGCTGTCCTGCGACCCGTCGCCGCTCTTTCGCGCCATTCCTTAAGGCGTATATGTTTCATGTCTGTGTCTTCATGTCTGCGTCAGAGTGCGGGAAGACCGTCTGTcgacgcctttctccttgGCATGCAACCTGCTGTGTGTGCACTCCAAGAAGCACCTGACCCACCCAGAACTGtcagcggaggagaagcacgAGAAGCAGTGCGAAAACCTCGCGGCCATGGCAGCCCTTCAGCAGCTTCtggaagaaggcgggagTGTGATTTGGGTCGCCCCGAGCGGCGGCCGAGACCGGCAAGACGACAACGGTGTGTTCAGCCAACCGGATCCGTTCGACGTGAAGACCGTCCAGATGTTTAGATTGCTTGCGAAGAAAATTCGACACGGGTCCCGCGGAACGCTTACACACTTCTACCCCATGGCGCTGTTCACAGCGCTGATCTGTCCTCCTCCTAAGCAGGTCTGGCCTAGAACGGGAAAGggtggaaaaggaaaacaacgGCAGATGAAAATGAAAACATGGGATGACAGGCTCAGGATAGGCCCCTCGGCGCATGCCGGATTTCAACGTCTCACTGTCATTCATGTTTGCTGCCTAGCACTTGTTTTGGAACGGGATGGGGGGCTGTGATCTTTGTGTTCGTAGTGCTCCAATGCGTGGGGTGCATACCCCGACAGAAAGCCGGTCATACAAACGACAAGAAGGATAGAATGTTTTGAGGACAAATCCCGAACGAAAGGGCTGGTGAAACGGTGGGACCTACTCGCCTCaacacacaaaaaaagagGATGGTGAAAACGGACAACAGCctggaagcgacagaagctTTCTCGGCGGGTGTTTTTGTGCTTCGTGCCAATTTTCGAAAGGCCTTCGACTGGCCAGGCGCTCTTCAACCGTGCTGGAGAACTTCTCCAAACAGAAATGTTGATGGGTGCCTTGTGAAGAAGACATGATCGGAGAAGACTCCTGTgtcaggaggaagaggaaccTTGCTCTCTGCTTTTAGCAGATAAGGAACAGTCGTGCATTTTCCAAATATTCAGCTCTCGAAGAGCACATGAACGATGTGAAGAGATTGTATTTCCTGTtacgtttttcttttttcttccttcccacTCTAGGAGACGCGTAGAACCGTATACTGACACCGAGTCACCGTGTCCATGCATCACAGTTTCATAGCCACCCTCCGAAAAACCACCGAAACATTTGTTGAACGGTTTGCGGAGGGGCGCTTTCCCGTTTCCGACTCCTCTCGGTCGTTCTTCGTTGTGTTAGTGGCCATTTGTGTCACTGCCGGGTGTCTCCACGGTGACGCATCTGGCCGGCGACACTCTAAGCGTCTTCCATGTGGACACGGGTGCTTCATCTTATTTAAGAATTTGGCTTTTTTTTGGTATTCTGGGCTAGTGTTCTGGTAATCCTTTTACCTACGCATGTAGTCGGATTTACCATTTTGACAAGAAGGATTATGCGTTATCTCATGAAGTCTCCCTTctcatctttcttcttgtgcgCGCAGGTGGAGGCATCTTTGGGAGAGGCACGATCGTGTGCTTTCAGTCCCGTTGGCGTTGCAGTGGGTGAATCGATCGCCGACAGCGACGATCAGAGCCACGAGGAATTTGCGCGGAAAGCCGAGGCTGAGACGAAGCGACTGTACAAACTGATCACTGCGCATTTCGAATAAAGTTGGCGTacaaagcagaaagaggTCGGGGACCGAATCGCTGGCGTTGCC
This Toxoplasma gondii ME49 chromosome VIII, whole genome shotgun sequence DNA region includes the following protein-coding sequences:
- a CDS encoding acyltransferase domain-containing protein (encoded by transcript TGME49_270910) codes for the protein MYTNRNEKRPIPLHRRPRMRNGSISCGAPQVVCPGSRSCETVRDKGCRCSPSFLRLQNKTRSDSPSCHTVKNPFLFLSLFPRHARAFISGSSACQEGVLRFGNIADPQPLAVRTAPPSNGLCAQFLVRSFLAMLFFLARLQLSESSILSPPSPVVSVQTLGVLPLSVFLLVSLPSSSPALSRPLIAEAVSLPFENGHFQPSAAALTRLSLWTPKTGPTASSSPSDFQYRPSPVPSALLSRQASVASHGDFSTLSEDASFSSSSVCSSPSPSCLSPAHICVKGRSTPALVKDANLLRRLRSSLSISPPLPFSVPDFSLSTSSAPSPPVRSPVAFVSPSASHSAAAFFTDLPRPRQTFSVSSTVWPSPSSPVALSLSPLSPLSHLRASASSEAPPAWLPYGLPERLPGSLGRSTSAEAFQKAKEYFQRLLEKGDLTPAWDERPTEQEGGGRTAAENASPRLTEQHRRVFSEFAEIYAREAVKSGLLTAQEYIDIFASIWQLAWKYAGYSFKPYHQALRSPFDFAEWSKKVWRPLVSLPMSKIVVPSPSASPAFASPLGRINERLAAGENVVFLSNHQTEPDPQVIKLVLDHLGETALANKMVFVAGHKVREDRLSTPFSLACNLLCVHSKKHLTHPELSAEEKHEKQCENLAAMAALQQLLEEGGSVIWVAPSGGRDRQDDNGVFSQPDPFDVKTVQMFRLLAKKIRHGSRGTLTHFYPMALFTALICPPPKQVEASLGEARSCAFSPVGVAVGESIADSDDQSHEEFARKAEAETKRLYKLITAHFE